In Waddliaceae bacterium, the following are encoded in one genomic region:
- the rlmN gene encoding 23S rRNA (adenine(2503)-C(2))-methyltransferase RlmN yields MDIYSTTLPALEEWLVANGEKPFRAKQIFQWLYEKNASSWEDMSNVSKSLRDALSEDFRISTISPANTVDSNDAETAKYLWKLDDNLMVESVLISSEKRRTVCVSTQVGCPARCAFCASGRKGFFRNLTTAEIVEQVVAIDTILNEKDERVSHVVFMGMGEPLENYDAVIAAIRLFIDPNALALSQRRITVSTVGVVEKIYALAEEGLKVNLVLSLHAPEQTLRTKIIPYAKRYDLKDILKAMDHYSSTTKRDITYEYTLLRDINDSPADAKALIALLRHRQCTVNLIPYNAVEGLPYQRPPSNTIKHFYDTLTKHKIITTCRYTKGDDINAACGQLALMARALPSPLPPEEKFSSGLPM; encoded by the coding sequence ATGGACATATATAGTACTACACTACCAGCACTAGAAGAATGGCTCGTCGCCAACGGAGAAAAACCCTTCCGCGCCAAGCAGATATTCCAATGGCTCTACGAGAAAAACGCCTCTTCGTGGGAAGATATGAGCAACGTCAGCAAAAGCCTCCGCGATGCTCTCTCCGAAGATTTCAGGATCTCAACAATATCGCCAGCAAATACCGTCGACTCCAACGACGCCGAGACGGCAAAATACCTGTGGAAACTCGACGACAACCTCATGGTAGAATCCGTCCTTATATCTTCAGAAAAACGACGTACGGTATGCGTCTCGACACAAGTCGGATGTCCAGCACGTTGTGCTTTCTGCGCTTCAGGACGTAAAGGCTTCTTCAGGAACCTGACAACAGCAGAAATCGTCGAACAGGTCGTCGCCATCGACACCATCCTCAACGAAAAAGACGAGCGCGTGTCACACGTCGTCTTCATGGGAATGGGCGAGCCCCTAGAGAACTACGACGCCGTCATCGCAGCAATACGTCTATTCATCGACCCCAATGCCCTCGCCCTATCACAGCGCCGTATAACAGTGTCTACCGTCGGTGTCGTAGAGAAAATATACGCCCTCGCCGAAGAAGGCCTAAAAGTCAACCTCGTCCTATCTCTCCACGCACCAGAACAAACCCTCCGCACAAAGATAATCCCATACGCAAAACGCTACGACCTCAAAGATATCCTCAAAGCCATGGACCACTATTCCTCCACAACAAAACGCGATATAACATACGAATATACCCTCCTCCGCGATATCAACGACTCCCCCGCCGACGCCAAAGCCCTAATCGCCCTACTACGCCACCGACAATGCACAGTAAACCTCATCCCATACAACGCCGTAGAAGGTCTCCCATACCAACGACCACCCTCCAACACAATAAAACACTTCTACGACACCCTAACAAAACATAAAATAATAACGACCTGCCGATATACCAAAGGTGATGACATCAACGCCGCATGCGGCCAACTAGCGTTAATGGCGAGGGCCCTGCCCTCACCGCTCCCGCCAGAGGAGAAGTTCTCCTCTGGGCTCCCCATGTAG
- a CDS encoding tRNA 2-thiocytidine biosynthesis protein TtcA: protein MIPIATPPWKQCGKKIESTMRKALYDFAIIEGIDSIAVALSGGKDSMTLLYMLKAIIGRGFPDIKIHAIYVAGEYSCGAGVDENMLRAVCRELDVNFIVCHSTQTLENLECYRCSRERRSLIFDAAKEAGTTTIAFGHHRDDNIQTTMMNMLHKGEFAGNLPKLLMKKYGVTIVRPLIYVAENDIKTFAKQHGFNRITCQCPVGQNSLRKKVDDIITDIEDTFPNARKNIAHAVQTYGSNKSATMSRPPRP, encoded by the coding sequence ATGATACCCATCGCGACACCACCATGGAAACAGTGCGGGAAAAAGATCGAAAGCACTATGCGTAAAGCCCTATACGACTTTGCTATCATCGAAGGAATCGACAGCATCGCCGTCGCCCTCAGCGGCGGAAAAGATAGCATGACGCTACTATATATGCTAAAAGCAATAATAGGCCGTGGATTTCCCGACATAAAAATCCATGCAATATACGTCGCCGGAGAATATTCCTGCGGTGCCGGCGTAGACGAAAATATGCTACGAGCAGTATGCCGCGAACTCGACGTCAACTTCATCGTCTGTCATTCCACACAAACCCTTGAGAACCTCGAATGCTACAGATGCTCGCGAGAACGTCGCTCGCTAATATTCGACGCCGCAAAAGAAGCCGGAACAACAACGATAGCCTTCGGACACCACCGCGATGATAACATCCAAACCACTATGATGAATATGCTCCACAAAGGAGAGTTCGCCGGAAACCTCCCCAAGCTGCTCATGAAAAAATATGGCGTCACAATAGTGCGCCCCCTAATATACGTCGCAGAAAACGATATAAAAACCTTCGCAAAACAACACGGCTTCAACCGCATAACATGCCAATGCCCCGTCGGCCAGAACTCCCTACGAAAAAAAGTCGACGATATCATCACAGACATCGAAGATACCTTCCCAAATGCCCGCAAAAACATCGCCCACGCTGTGCAAACCTACGGCTCCAATAAGTCCGCCACAATGTCAAGGCCTCCGCGACCTTAA
- the rsgA gene encoding ribosome small subunit-dependent GTPase A, producing MNDLERIGYNDWFRTHVDADKAATHEIARVVSVHKDSYIVTKGHRETFAELSGNLSYRSSSSLDIPTTGDWVYVDFCDNDSYARIHGVLPRKTLLKRKTAGKLVDFQLIAANIDIALIMQSTDLNLNLRRLERYLVMVNESGIVPVILLSKCDLVSQDKVEEVKKDIQRITPHTTVVPFSNMKKENTDAIKDSLLPGQSYCLLGSSGVGKTTLLNSLLGSEQFNTQTLSQKHCKGRHTTTSRELVQIKNGALLIDTPGMRELGSMSVDIGLDETFSEVLELAQQCKFTDCSHTNEKGCAILAALKKGDLAENRYENYVKMQKESDFNKMSYLEKRKKDKAFGKMTKSVMKGKRKY from the coding sequence ATGAACGACTTAGAACGTATAGGGTATAATGATTGGTTTCGCACTCATGTTGATGCTGATAAGGCTGCTACCCATGAAATCGCGCGTGTCGTATCAGTGCACAAAGATAGCTATATCGTAACAAAGGGCCATAGAGAAACATTTGCTGAGCTGTCAGGAAATTTATCTTATCGATCAAGCTCTTCTTTGGACATTCCTACAACGGGTGACTGGGTATATGTTGATTTTTGTGACAATGACTCCTATGCGAGAATCCATGGAGTGCTGCCGAGGAAAACTTTGCTAAAAAGAAAAACCGCGGGGAAGCTGGTGGATTTTCAGCTGATAGCAGCGAATATCGATATCGCTCTTATCATGCAATCGACAGATCTCAATCTAAATCTTAGAAGATTGGAGAGGTACCTGGTAATGGTAAACGAGAGTGGGATCGTTCCGGTAATACTACTCAGCAAGTGTGATCTGGTATCTCAAGATAAGGTTGAGGAAGTGAAGAAAGATATTCAAAGAATCACTCCTCATACGACAGTAGTGCCTTTTAGCAACATGAAGAAAGAAAATACGGATGCAATTAAGGATTCGTTGCTGCCAGGGCAGAGTTATTGTCTGCTTGGCTCATCGGGAGTTGGAAAAACGACCCTTTTAAACAGCCTTTTAGGTAGCGAGCAGTTTAATACACAGACTTTAAGCCAAAAACACTGCAAAGGTAGGCACACTACAACAAGTCGAGAATTAGTACAGATAAAGAACGGAGCTTTGCTTATAGATACTCCCGGAATGAGAGAGCTGGGCAGTATGTCTGTTGATATTGGTCTTGATGAGACATTTTCTGAGGTGCTAGAGCTGGCTCAGCAATGTAAATTTACAGACTGTTCTCACACCAATGAAAAAGGGTGTGCAATATTGGCAGCTCTCAAAAAAGGTGATCTGGCTGAGAATCGGTATGAAAATTATGTAAAAATGCAAAAAGAGTCGGACTTTAATAAAATGTCTTACCTTGAAAAAAGAAAGAAGGATAAGGCTTTTGGCAAGATGACTAAATCAGTGATGAAAGGTAAGCGGAAATATTAG
- a CDS encoding Fic family protein: MKEPFTPDTLPLKLLDLGGMITEIGKANREIAAFGGLLQGIPNPFVLLSPLTSQEAVLSSKIEGTQASLQDMLKYEAGDKPTHNSKADDDIHEILNYRKAMTTAVDALNLKPITLNLIKDLHKVLLEGVRGQNMRRGEFRQNQNFIGSRGSSIEDASYIPPSPLQLLKHLDNWEKYIHSQNIDPLVQLSIVHAQFEIIHPFMDGNGRIGRMLIPLFLYEKKVIPYPTFYLSAYLETNREEYYDRLSAISKKGDWVGWIRFFLKAIAFESEKNSQKALTILKLYDKMKEQVAEWTRSQYAIAALETLFSSPIISSSDFKKRAKIPKPTAARILKILQDHKVLDVIRLPLGQKPAILAFTKLLNIVES; encoded by the coding sequence ATGAAAGAACCATTTACACCTGATACTCTTCCACTAAAGCTTTTAGATCTTGGTGGAATGATAACTGAAATTGGAAAGGCCAATCGCGAAATCGCTGCATTTGGAGGCTTATTGCAAGGAATTCCCAATCCATTCGTGTTGCTCTCGCCTCTTACATCTCAAGAAGCGGTTCTTTCCTCAAAAATTGAAGGGACTCAAGCATCATTACAAGACATGTTAAAATACGAAGCTGGTGACAAACCAACACACAATTCTAAAGCTGATGATGACATACATGAAATCTTAAACTACAGAAAAGCAATGACGACGGCTGTAGATGCTCTAAATTTAAAGCCGATCACCTTAAATCTTATAAAAGATCTACATAAAGTTTTGTTAGAAGGTGTCAGGGGACAAAATATGAGACGGGGTGAATTTCGCCAGAACCAGAACTTCATTGGCAGCCGCGGGAGCTCTATTGAAGATGCAAGCTATATTCCTCCATCTCCGCTTCAATTACTAAAGCATCTTGATAATTGGGAAAAATATATCCATTCTCAGAATATAGACCCATTAGTGCAGTTAAGTATTGTACATGCTCAATTCGAAATTATTCATCCTTTCATGGATGGTAATGGGCGTATAGGTCGAATGCTTATTCCACTTTTTCTTTATGAAAAAAAGGTTATTCCCTATCCAACCTTCTATTTAAGTGCTTATTTAGAGACTAACAGAGAAGAGTACTATGACCGATTAAGCGCTATTTCTAAGAAAGGAGATTGGGTAGGTTGGATACGTTTTTTCTTAAAGGCTATTGCTTTTGAGTCGGAAAAAAACTCACAGAAAGCGCTCACTATATTAAAGTTGTATGATAAAATGAAAGAACAGGTTGCGGAGTGGACACGGTCTCAATACGCTATAGCTGCATTAGAAACATTATTTTCAAGTCCCATCATTTCATCTTCAGATTTTAAGAAAAGAGCAAAAATTCCAAAGCCTACTGCCGCAAGAATTTTGAAAATATTACAAGATCATAAAGTTCTTGATGTAATACGATTACCTCTTGGTCAAAAACCAGCAATATTAGCTTTTACTAAACTTCTCAACATAGTTGAATCATAA
- a CDS encoding plasmid maintenance system killer protein — MIESFADDATNDVFDGFNTKKARKRLDTALFPVASRKLDMINAALDLEDLKIPPSNHLEALKGNLKGKHSIRINVKYRIVFRWTAKGAEEVEITDYHK; from the coding sequence GTGATTGAATCATTTGCTGACGATGCGACTAATGACGTTTTTGATGGTTTTAATACAAAAAAAGCTCGTAAAAGACTTGATACAGCTCTTTTCCCAGTAGCTAGTCGGAAATTAGATATGATAAATGCTGCGCTCGACCTCGAAGATCTCAAAATACCGCCCTCTAATCATCTCGAGGCTTTAAAAGGAAATTTAAAGGGTAAACATAGTATACGTATTAATGTTAAATATCGGATTGTTTTTCGATGGACAGCTAAAGGTGCGGAAGAAGTAGAAATAACAGATTATCATAAATAA
- a CDS encoding HigA family addiction module antidote protein produces MFPKNRQPTHPGEVLWEEFLKPLTISQEHFAMHLGGSWTQPKVSEIVNKKRRVTEAIALDFADAFGTSAEFWLNLQAQYDLWFAKQNHEQISLLPELKVVGL; encoded by the coding sequence ATGTTTCCAAAAAATAGACAGCCAACTCATCCTGGAGAAGTTTTATGGGAGGAGTTTTTGAAGCCATTAACTATCTCTCAAGAGCACTTTGCTATGCATCTTGGCGGCTCGTGGACTCAGCCTAAGGTTAGCGAAATTGTAAATAAGAAGCGTCGTGTGACGGAGGCTATTGCTTTAGATTTTGCTGACGCTTTTGGAACATCAGCTGAATTTTGGTTGAATTTACAAGCTCAATATGATCTTTGGTTTGCGAAGCAAAATCATGAACAAATTTCGCTGCTTCCTGAATTAAAAGTAGTGGGTTTATAG
- a CDS encoding 3'-5' exonuclease, with product MENYCTEVGKEVVIFDLETTGLSTDFDRIIEVGASIVKDDEIVSSFSSLCDPKIPVPYFITGLTGISATMLQGQPSPKEVMSRFYDYIGDRPLLAHNASFDIRFLNAEMYRIGKCVNNPLLCTMLLSRRLIPEVQNHKLGTLMRYIDFNVTPGHQEHRALDDVKATVFLWIYLKKLVKKMTGNTLNFDVIQELSRTSKNKIQSRLKMLSKQRGAL from the coding sequence ATGGAAAACTATTGTACAGAAGTAGGCAAAGAAGTTGTGATATTCGATCTTGAGACGACAGGGCTGTCAACTGATTTTGATCGTATTATAGAGGTTGGAGCATCGATTGTTAAAGATGATGAAATTGTAAGTTCTTTCAGTTCTCTTTGCGATCCAAAAATACCTGTCCCTTATTTCATTACTGGTCTGACAGGGATTTCGGCCACTATGCTACAAGGCCAGCCTTCTCCCAAAGAAGTGATGTCGCGTTTTTACGATTACATAGGCGACAGACCTCTTCTTGCTCACAATGCTTCTTTTGATATCAGGTTTCTCAATGCTGAAATGTATAGGATAGGCAAATGTGTCAACAATCCACTTCTCTGCACGATGTTATTATCACGAAGACTTATCCCAGAGGTTCAGAACCACAAGCTCGGAACCCTCATGAGATATATTGATTTCAACGTTACTCCCGGCCATCAAGAGCACCGCGCTCTTGATGATGTCAAAGCAACTGTTTTCTTATGGATTTATCTAAAAAAGCTGGTGAAAAAGATGACGGGAAATACTCTTAATTTTGATGTAATTCAAGAGCTCAGTCGTACTTCAAAAAACAAGATCCAAAGCAGGCTAAAAATGCTCTCAAAGCAAAGAGGGGCATTATAA
- a CDS encoding Smr/MutS family protein, whose amino-acid sequence MAKLKLDLHDIFNKGKTIDEELNRIVDEAVKKKIPLIEIIPGKGSGQLKKKVLRFLQQPHIRALYHRVEKDSKNFGRIFVHFKH is encoded by the coding sequence ATGGCGAAGTTGAAATTAGATTTGCATGATATTTTCAACAAAGGAAAAACTATTGATGAAGAGCTTAATAGAATCGTTGATGAGGCTGTAAAAAAGAAAATTCCTCTCATAGAGATCATTCCTGGCAAAGGAAGCGGCCAGCTTAAGAAAAAGGTGTTACGATTCCTGCAACAACCGCATATTAGAGCATTATATCACCGCGTGGAAAAAGATTCCAAAAATTTTGGCAGAATCTTTGTTCATTTCAAACACTAA
- a CDS encoding GntR family transcriptional regulator translates to MYLGEFNTLYALRKASCGIFLWETGSDRDVLLPNKYVPVGLKLDDTVDVFLYRDSEDRIVATTITPKILLHQFATLEVKEVTTIGAFLDWGLEKDLFLPFVEQVTRVKKGDKVTVFLYLDERTDRLVASANVRDFAEENTTLKEGEEVDLLVDQESDLGFQVIINNKYIGLLFANEVFQPLSKGGRVKGFIKNIREDGKIDVSLQKQGYGQISDSQGLLLKKLQENEGVLYLTDKSDPDLIVQRMQMSKKVFKKAVGALYKQRKIKIESDRIVLIQK, encoded by the coding sequence ATGTATTTAGGCGAATTCAATACTTTATACGCTCTTCGGAAAGCATCATGTGGCATTTTTTTATGGGAAACTGGTAGTGATAGAGATGTTCTGCTTCCAAATAAATATGTCCCTGTCGGCCTTAAGCTTGATGATACTGTAGACGTTTTTCTTTATAGGGACTCTGAAGACCGCATTGTAGCAACAACTATCACCCCAAAAATTCTTTTACATCAATTTGCCACCCTCGAAGTGAAGGAGGTCACTACAATCGGCGCTTTTTTAGATTGGGGACTTGAAAAAGATCTTTTCCTTCCTTTTGTAGAACAAGTGACAAGAGTCAAAAAAGGTGATAAAGTCACTGTTTTTCTCTATCTTGATGAAAGGACAGACCGCTTGGTTGCTTCAGCGAACGTCAGAGACTTTGCTGAGGAGAACACCACCCTTAAAGAAGGTGAAGAGGTCGATCTGCTAGTAGACCAAGAGTCAGACCTTGGATTTCAGGTAATTATTAACAACAAATATATTGGGCTTCTCTTTGCTAACGAGGTTTTTCAGCCTCTCAGCAAGGGAGGCAGGGTTAAGGGCTTTATTAAAAATATTCGCGAAGATGGTAAAATCGATGTTTCTTTACAGAAGCAAGGCTATGGTCAAATCTCGGATTCACAAGGCCTATTGCTTAAAAAATTACAGGAAAACGAGGGTGTCTTGTATCTTACCGACAAGAGTGATCCTGACTTGATAGTACAGAGGATGCAGATGAGCAAAAAGGTTTTTAAAAAGGCTGTGGGAGCTCTTTACAAACAACGAAAAATCAAGATCGAAAGCGATCGTATTGTCCTTATTCAAAAATAA
- a CDS encoding iron-containing alcohol dehydrogenase: MNSFMFQNTTAIYFGEGQIAKIAESIPQNSKILLLYGGGSIKHNGVYEQAKEALVDHDWDEFGGIEPNPQYDTLMQAVEKIKKENFNFVLAVGGGSVIDGAKFVVAAAKYDGNDAWDILKKGIPVTDAMPLGCVLTLPATGSETNIGAVISKGNDKLVFTSPLVRPLFAVLDPKTTLSLSSRQISNGVIDAFIHVMEQYITYPVNAKVQDRFAEGLLLTLMEEGPKALENPKDMDARANIMFAATLALNGLIGSGVPQDWTTHMIGHELTGNFGIDHARTLSIILPAVLKKQRKQKEEKLLQYSERVLGITSASNDELIDQAIDRTVAFFKSMQAPTSLRDVDLKEKDIDTIIKSLEKHSRLKLGEHSDIDLSRSREILLLAL, from the coding sequence ATGAATTCATTTATGTTTCAAAATACAACGGCTATTTATTTCGGCGAGGGACAGATAGCAAAAATTGCAGAAAGCATCCCTCAAAACAGCAAAATATTACTGCTTTACGGCGGTGGTTCGATAAAACATAATGGCGTATATGAACAGGCAAAAGAAGCCCTTGTCGATCATGATTGGGATGAATTTGGAGGGATTGAACCAAACCCGCAATATGATACTTTAATGCAGGCTGTTGAAAAAATTAAAAAGGAAAACTTCAATTTTGTCCTTGCTGTAGGTGGAGGGTCTGTTATCGATGGCGCAAAATTTGTCGTTGCAGCAGCAAAATATGACGGAAATGATGCTTGGGACATATTGAAAAAAGGCATACCTGTTACAGATGCTATGCCTCTAGGATGTGTGTTGACCCTCCCAGCTACTGGTTCCGAAACGAATATCGGCGCTGTCATCTCTAAAGGTAATGATAAATTGGTTTTTACGTCTCCATTAGTGCGTCCTTTATTCGCTGTTCTTGATCCTAAAACCACCCTCTCTTTATCCTCTCGACAAATATCAAACGGTGTTATAGATGCCTTCATACATGTCATGGAACAATATATCACCTATCCCGTCAATGCGAAAGTACAAGATCGTTTCGCCGAAGGATTACTATTAACATTAATGGAAGAAGGACCCAAAGCTCTTGAAAATCCAAAAGATATGGATGCGCGTGCTAATATTATGTTTGCTGCTACATTAGCATTGAACGGTCTTATTGGCTCCGGTGTACCCCAAGATTGGACAACGCATATGATCGGCCATGAGCTTACAGGAAATTTTGGTATCGATCATGCTCGCACGCTTAGCATTATTTTGCCGGCGGTATTAAAAAAACAACGTAAGCAAAAAGAAGAAAAGCTTCTACAATATTCTGAACGCGTGTTAGGTATTACCTCAGCTAGCAATGACGAACTAATAGACCAGGCTATTGATCGTACTGTAGCTTTCTTTAAATCTATGCAGGCACCTACATCATTACGTGATGTGGATTTGAAAGAAAAAGATATTGATACGATCATTAAAAGTCTTGAAAAACACAGTCGCTTGAAGTTGGGTGAACATAGCGATATTGATCTGTCGCGATCCCGGGAAATTTTACTTTTGGCGCTTTAA
- a CDS encoding cold-shock protein gives MSKSKGTVKFFNDQKGFGFITPDDGGKDLFVHVNGLEGGAQSLSEGQKVEYVEGPGRKGPEATEVVGL, from the coding sequence ATGTCAAAATCGAAAGGTACAGTCAAGTTTTTTAACGATCAGAAAGGTTTCGGATTCATCACTCCTGACGACGGAGGGAAGGATCTATTCGTTCATGTCAATGGCCTTGAAGGAGGCGCGCAGTCTCTAAGCGAAGGACAAAAGGTCGAATACGTTGAAGGACCAGGTCGTAAAGGCCCAGAAGCTACAGAAGTAGTGGGTTTATAA